The Vidua chalybeata isolate OUT-0048 chromosome 6, bVidCha1 merged haplotype, whole genome shotgun sequence genome has a segment encoding these proteins:
- the LOC128789467 gene encoding cytosolic phospholipase A2 epsilon-like, whose amino-acid sequence MGLFYSKSQTEPSPCNLLTVKIIQMKNARKADLLSQSDCYVSLSLPTASVQHFRTKTVQNSKNPTWNETFHFTIQSQVKNILELKVCDEDKVTEDDHLLTVFFDVSKIQLGENIQLSFQLNPQGKEELEVEFTMESSPDPPENIITNGVLVSREVSCLDVQVNDGRLRNDTMERKFALTVDGSYEGTQMHTLSSCLCPTSPARFHYIKYNQSSLTVALPRRRRLSRSISSQNERNMNESVTIPLNSLPIQEKIAIGEDRTIDLYTKANEWTQGLCFRPRNLDARLGFDLCTDEQNFLQNRKKVVAAALKDVLHLEEDLQEHEVPIVAVTTAGCGIRALTAMYGSILGLQKLRVLDCVSYISGSSGTTWTMTKLYEDADWSRKDLGEVIIEARKQAAKCKMGAFCLKSLRNYYRELSQRTQAGHKTSFIDLWGLMIEAMLNDGKSHHRLSDQRQAVNQGQNPLPIYLALNVKDKVATKDFREWVEFTPYEVGFLKYGTFIRAEDFGSEFFMGRLMKKLPESRICFMQGMWSSIFSKNLLDAWHAADNSEDFWHRWTQDKVTEIEEQPDLPEKPYEMATCVFTPTSGLSTTLRDILTDRPAVSKYHNFLRGFQMHNEYIQHEHFKKWKDTLLDSSPNDLRGNSEHLELVDAAFFFETSYPPLMRPERKVDVIIHLNYTGGSQTLPLEQACKYFAEQEIPFPCIGLMDDEKNLKECYMFDGADTPGAPLLLYFPLVNDTFQTYVAPGMLRSAAEMEQGKVDISSFSSPYSTREVSLKAEDFNKLLKLANYNIMNNENMILQALRMAVARKKQALSQPSQAQPSA is encoded by the exons TAAGTCAGTCTGATTGCTACGTGAGCCTGAGCCTGCCAACAGCTTCAGTGCAGCATTTCCGCACCAAGACTGTCCAGAACAGCAAGAACCCAACATGGAACGAGACCTTCCACTTCACGATTCAGAGCCAGGTTAAG aacATTCTGGAGCTTAAAGTTTGTGATGAGGACAAAGTAACTGAAGATGACCATCTCCTCACTGTTTTCTTTGATGTCTCCAAAATCCAGCTTGGAGAAAACATTCAGCTAAGTTTCCAGCTGAATCCACAG ggaAAAGAGGAACTGGAGGTTGAATTCACAATGGAGAGCAG TCCAGATCCTCCAGAAAACATTATTACTAATGGAGTTCTAGtg TCTCGTGAGGTTTCCTGTTTGGACGTGCAGGTGAACGACGGGAGGCTGAGGAATGACACTATGG AGAGGAAGTTTGCACTAACTGTGGACGGGTCATACGAAGGAACCCAGATGCACACgctgagctcctgcctgtgcccgACGTCCCCGGCCAGGTTCCACTACATCAAGTACAACCAGTCATCGCTCACTGTGGCTCTGCCGCGGCGCAGACGGCTCAGCAGG TCTATATCAAGTCAAAATGAAAGGAATATGAACGAATCTGTGACTATACCTCTGAACTCGCTTCCTATACAAGAGAAAATAGCAATAGGAGAG GATAGGACAATTGACTTGTACACAAAGGCAAATGAATG GACTCAGGGTCTGTGTTTCAGACCAAGAAACCTTGATGCCCGCCTGGGGTTTGACCTCTGCACAGATGAACAGAATTTCCTGCAAAATCGAAAGAAGGTAGTTGCTGCTGCACTAAAGGATGTTCTTCATCTGGAGGAAGATCTGCAGGAGCACGAG GTGCCTATAGTGGCTGTGACCACAGCAGGGTGTGGCATAAGAGCACTCACTGCCATGTATGGCAGCATTTTGGGTCTCCAAAAGTTGCGTGTTCTGGATTGTGTTTCATACATCAGTGGTTCATCAGGCACAACATG GACAATGACAAAGCTATATGAAGATGCTGATTGGTCACGTAAGGATCTTGGGGAAGTAATTATTGAAGCACGGAAGCAAGCAGCCAAGTGCAAGATGGGGGCTTTTTGCTTGAAAAGTCTGAGGAATTATTACAGAGAGCTGAGCCAAAGGACCCAAGCAGGACATAAAACATCTTTTATTGATCTGTGGGGGCTCATGATTGAAGCCATGTTAAATGATGGG AAAAGCCACCACAGACTTTCTGATCAACGTCAGGCAGTGAACCAAGGTCAGAACCCACTGCCCATCTACCTTGCCCTTAATGTCAAGGACAAAGTTGCCACCAAAGATTTCAGAG AATGGGTGGAGTTCACGCCATACGAGGTGGGCTTCCTGAAATATGGCACCTTCATTCGTGCAGAGGATTTTGGCAGCGAGTTCTTCATGGGTCGCCTGATGAAGAAACTCCCTGAGTCACGAATCTGCTTCATGCAAG GAATGTGGAGTAGTATCTTCTCCAAAAATCTCTTGGATGCCTGGCACGCAGCTGACAATTCAGAAGACTTCTGGCACAGGTGGACCCAAGACAAAGTGACTGAAATAG AGGAACAACCAGACCTGCCTGAGAAACCGTATGAGATGGCTACGTGCGTTTTCACTCCTACGAGCGGCCTCTCCACGACACTCCGGGACATCCTGACGGATCGCCCTGCTGTCTCCAAGTACCACAACTTCCTAAGGGGCTTCCAGATGCACAACGAGTACATCCAGCATGAGCATTTCAAAAAATGGAAAG ACACCTTGCTAGACAGCTCTCCCAATGACCTGAGAGGCAACTCAGAACACCTGGAGCTGGTGGATGCAGCTTTCTTCTTTGAAACCAGTTACCCACCCCTTATGAGACCAGAGCGGAAAGTGGATGTCATCATACACTTAAATTACACAGGTGGATCACAGACATTG cccctggagcaggcTTGCAAATACTTTGCAGAGCAGGAAATTCCATTTCCCTGCATTGGACTGATGGATGATGAGAAGAACCTGAAAGAGTGCTACATGTTTGATGGTGCAGACACCCCAggagctcctctgctgctttattttccattagTGAATGACACTTTTCAGACATATGTAGCACCTG GCATGTTACGTAGCGCTGCTGAAATGGAACAGGGCAAAGTTGATATCTCCAGTTTCTCCTCTCCATACTCAACCAGGGAGGTCTCGCTGAAAGCAGAAGATTTCAACAAGCTTCTGAAGCTGGCTAATTACAACATAATGAACAACGAGAACATGATTCTTCAGGCCTTGCGCATGGCTGTGGCACGGAAGAAACAAGCCCTGAGCCAGCCCTCACAGGCACAGCCCTCTGCTTGA